From the Amycolatopsis thermoflava N1165 genome, one window contains:
- the eccE gene encoding type VII secretion protein EccE codes for MTNLVVLEIGLAIGLILIAINESLLYVGIGVLGAALIIAVLRWRGQWFTQWAGLTMRYSFRSHDRVSTPPKPDAQAIATGDVSVTGPEDVRVSLLRLVVPDLVVAHGKDHELQEVGLAWHDGTWTAVLLVEPTPALITQAGGAPSLPLSALAPCLEDRGVVLDSIQMIWHCYPGSAALPADSPALTSYMEVLGPLPAAARRTTWVAIRLDPRRCPDAVRERGGGVVGAHRALIGALSRVRNALESQGVPTRPLSPDELLRAGISAAELTAAVGGGAKVNLKENWTSATAAGIGHASYAVTSWPKGKITTTLNALTSVRTLSSTVAMSISPADDEGKVGLRGVVRLSARNPRELDAADERLNTLAERVGVSLTPLRGLQIDGLAATMPMGGTA; via the coding sequence GTGACCAACCTCGTGGTGCTCGAGATCGGCCTCGCGATCGGGCTCATCCTCATCGCGATCAACGAGTCGCTGCTCTACGTCGGCATCGGCGTCCTCGGCGCCGCGCTGATCATCGCGGTCCTGCGGTGGCGCGGTCAGTGGTTCACCCAATGGGCTGGACTTACGATGCGCTACTCGTTCCGCAGCCACGACCGGGTGTCAACGCCGCCGAAGCCCGACGCCCAGGCCATCGCGACCGGCGACGTGTCCGTTACCGGCCCGGAGGACGTGCGCGTCAGCCTGCTGCGGCTCGTCGTGCCGGACCTGGTGGTCGCCCACGGCAAGGACCACGAACTGCAGGAGGTCGGGCTCGCCTGGCACGACGGGACGTGGACCGCGGTCCTGCTCGTCGAGCCCACCCCCGCGCTGATCACGCAGGCCGGCGGCGCGCCGAGCCTGCCGCTGTCGGCGCTGGCGCCGTGCCTGGAGGACCGCGGCGTCGTCCTGGACTCCATCCAGATGATCTGGCACTGCTACCCGGGCAGCGCTGCGCTGCCCGCGGACTCCCCCGCGCTGACGTCCTATATGGAGGTCCTCGGGCCGCTGCCGGCCGCGGCCCGACGCACCACGTGGGTGGCGATCCGGCTCGACCCGCGTCGTTGCCCGGACGCGGTCCGCGAGCGCGGCGGCGGCGTCGTCGGCGCGCACCGCGCCCTGATCGGCGCGTTGTCCCGCGTGCGCAACGCACTGGAGTCACAGGGCGTGCCGACCCGGCCGCTGAGCCCGGACGAGCTGCTGCGGGCCGGGATCTCGGCCGCCGAGCTCACCGCGGCGGTCGGTGGCGGCGCGAAGGTGAACCTGAAGGAGAACTGGACCAGTGCGACCGCGGCGGGCATCGGCCACGCCAGCTACGCCGTCACCAGCTGGCCCAAGGGCAAGATCACGACCACGCTGAACGCGCTGACCAGCGTGCGCACGCTGTCGTCGACCGTGGCGATGTCCATCTCGCCCGCGGACGACGAGGGCAAGGTCGGCCTGCGCGGCGTGGTGCGGCTGAGCGCGCGCAACCCGCGTGAGCTGGACGCCGCCGACGAGCGGCTCAACACGCTCGCCGAACGCGTCGGCGTGTCGCTGACCCCGCTGCGCGGCCTGCAGATCGACGGGCTCGCCGCGACCATGCCGATGGGAGGCACCGCATGA
- a CDS encoding type VII secretion protein EccC translates to MSTLQFKRSPRLAAPRPPGGEVHLEPPPEVPRTIPGNVVQKMMPVVMIVATMGMVVVMFTTGGSAARSPLTLMFPLMMLMSMGGMFAGGGKSGGAKKAEMNEDRKDYLRYLGQMRERAREAMAEQRASLEWVHPDPQALWSLAASRRMWERRQNDQDFLHLRVGRSSHRLATRLVPPQTGPVDELEPIATLALRRFVRAHSIVPDLPTQITLRGFAAVSLSGDKELTRGLTRAMLAQLVTFHSCDDVLLAFATTGRAKAEWEWAKWLPHVQHPELADGIGQLRMMAGSLAQIEQWLDAELRDRPRFSRNATPSPDQPHIVIVLDDAEVTREEQIILEEGLVGVTLIDLSDSLGNLAARRGLRLVVEKERVGARSGGGIEWFGKPDTLSVVECEALARKLAPYRVGSAAQEASEDEPLLSNPTLLELLGIPGDPMTFDVQQAWRPRPVRDRYRVPFGIGEFGQAVELDIKEAAMEGMGPHGLCIGATGSGKSEFLRTLVLGLLATHSSTTLNMILVDFKGGATFLGLDKAPHVAATITNLAGDLTLVDRMKDAIAGEVARRQEVLAKGNYKNVWDYEKARENGADLDPLPALFICIDEFSEMLTAKPDFIDIFLQIGRVGRSLQMHMLLASQRLEEGKLRGLDTFLSYRIGLKTFSAAESRAAIGVPDAFELPSIPGSGYLKYDTSTMVRFKASYVSGPYRPAGMQAAGPVANVVRADKRPQLFVPDFVELPPEPEPEPVRVEAAPQPQQEEGTEPTELEVIVDRLIGQGPPAHEVWLPPLDESNSLDTLLPNLNPTDDRGLSPVGFFGNGKLQVPIGIVDRPFEQRRDPLWADFSGAAGHGVIVGGPQSGKSTLLRTLIMSLSLANTPEEAQFYCIDLGGGTLAGLSDLPHVGGVAVARREPDKARRIVAELNALANEREGLFGQLGIDSMADFRNRKRRGEITPEQDPFGDAFLIVDGWRALRDDFEELEPQITALAQRGLAYGVHVIISANRWADIRPAIKDMLGTRFELRLGDPSESDIDRRTAVNVPEGRPGRGLTRDRLHMLIGLPRIDGSSDPETIGAGVADAVAKIKAAWPGRPAPQVRLLPEMVSYEDVLSMDKQRHTKLIPIGINEDELAPVYLDFDADPHFIAFADGESGKTNLLRQITRGITERYTAKEAVIVLVDYRRTMLGFVEGNHLLGYAVSANQLDGMVKDIVGSMTRRLPGPDVTQEQLRNRSWWKGPELFIVVDDYDLVATQTSNPLKPLSEFLAQAKDVGLHMVVVRRTGGASRAAYDPIIGKLKEIAAPGIVMNGSKDEGQLLGNVKPSAMPPGRGVLVSRKVGKQLMQVSWIQPD, encoded by the coding sequence GTGAGCACGCTGCAGTTCAAGAGGTCACCACGGCTTGCTGCGCCGCGCCCACCGGGTGGTGAGGTCCACCTCGAACCGCCGCCCGAGGTGCCCCGCACGATCCCGGGCAACGTCGTCCAGAAGATGATGCCCGTGGTCATGATCGTGGCCACCATGGGCATGGTCGTCGTCATGTTCACCACCGGCGGATCGGCGGCGCGCAGCCCGCTGACGCTGATGTTCCCGCTGATGATGCTCATGTCGATGGGCGGGATGTTCGCCGGCGGCGGCAAGAGCGGCGGGGCCAAGAAGGCCGAGATGAACGAGGACCGCAAGGACTACCTGCGGTACCTCGGGCAGATGCGTGAGCGGGCCCGCGAGGCGATGGCCGAGCAGCGCGCGTCGCTGGAGTGGGTGCACCCGGATCCGCAGGCGCTGTGGTCGCTGGCCGCGAGCCGCCGCATGTGGGAACGCCGCCAGAACGATCAGGACTTCCTGCACCTGCGCGTCGGGCGCAGCTCGCACCGGCTGGCGACGCGCCTGGTGCCGCCGCAGACCGGCCCGGTCGACGAGCTGGAGCCGATCGCCACGCTGGCGCTGCGCCGGTTCGTGCGCGCCCACTCGATCGTCCCCGACCTGCCCACCCAGATCACCCTGCGCGGGTTCGCAGCGGTGAGCCTGAGCGGCGACAAGGAGCTGACCCGCGGTCTGACCAGGGCGATGCTGGCCCAGCTGGTCACCTTCCACAGCTGTGACGACGTGCTGCTCGCGTTCGCCACCACCGGCCGCGCGAAGGCCGAGTGGGAGTGGGCGAAGTGGCTGCCGCACGTCCAGCACCCCGAGCTGGCCGACGGCATCGGCCAGCTGCGCATGATGGCCGGTTCGCTCGCGCAGATCGAGCAGTGGCTGGACGCGGAGCTGCGCGACCGCCCGCGGTTCTCGCGCAACGCGACGCCGTCGCCGGACCAGCCGCACATCGTGATCGTGCTGGACGACGCCGAGGTCACCCGCGAGGAGCAGATCATCCTCGAGGAGGGCCTGGTCGGCGTCACCCTGATCGACCTCTCCGACTCGCTGGGCAACCTCGCCGCGCGCCGCGGCCTGCGCCTGGTCGTGGAGAAGGAACGCGTCGGCGCGCGCAGCGGCGGCGGCATCGAGTGGTTCGGCAAGCCGGACACCCTCAGCGTCGTCGAGTGCGAGGCGCTGGCCCGCAAGCTCGCGCCGTACCGGGTCGGCAGCGCGGCGCAGGAGGCCAGCGAGGACGAGCCGCTGCTGTCCAACCCGACGCTGCTCGAGCTGCTCGGCATCCCGGGCGACCCGATGACGTTCGACGTGCAGCAGGCCTGGCGGCCGCGCCCGGTGCGCGACCGCTACCGCGTGCCGTTCGGGATCGGCGAGTTCGGGCAGGCCGTCGAGCTGGACATCAAGGAAGCCGCGATGGAGGGCATGGGCCCGCACGGCCTGTGCATCGGGGCGACCGGTTCCGGTAAGTCGGAGTTCCTGCGCACGCTGGTGCTCGGCCTGCTGGCCACGCACTCCAGCACGACGCTGAACATGATCCTGGTCGACTTCAAGGGTGGTGCGACGTTCCTCGGCCTGGACAAGGCCCCGCACGTCGCCGCGACGATCACCAACCTGGCCGGTGACCTGACGCTGGTCGACCGCATGAAGGACGCGATCGCGGGCGAGGTCGCGCGGCGACAGGAAGTGCTCGCGAAGGGCAACTACAAGAACGTCTGGGACTACGAGAAGGCCCGCGAGAACGGCGCCGACCTCGACCCGCTGCCCGCGCTGTTCATCTGCATCGACGAGTTCTCCGAGATGCTGACGGCCAAGCCGGACTTCATCGACATCTTCCTCCAGATCGGCCGCGTCGGCCGGTCGCTGCAGATGCACATGCTGCTCGCCTCGCAGCGGCTGGAGGAGGGCAAGCTGCGTGGTCTGGACACGTTCCTGTCCTACCGGATCGGTCTGAAGACGTTCTCCGCCGCGGAGTCCCGGGCCGCGATCGGCGTGCCGGACGCGTTCGAGCTGCCGTCGATCCCGGGTTCGGGGTACCTGAAGTACGACACGTCCACGATGGTCCGGTTCAAGGCGTCCTACGTGTCCGGTCCGTACCGGCCCGCCGGGATGCAGGCGGCCGGGCCGGTGGCCAACGTCGTGCGTGCGGACAAGCGGCCGCAGCTGTTCGTGCCCGACTTCGTGGAGCTGCCGCCGGAGCCCGAGCCGGAGCCGGTGCGCGTCGAGGCCGCGCCCCAGCCGCAGCAGGAGGAGGGCACCGAGCCGACCGAGCTCGAGGTCATCGTCGACCGCCTGATCGGCCAGGGGCCGCCCGCGCACGAGGTGTGGCTGCCGCCGCTCGACGAGTCGAACTCGCTGGACACGCTGCTGCCGAACCTCAACCCGACGGACGACCGCGGTCTGTCGCCGGTGGGCTTCTTCGGCAACGGCAAGCTGCAGGTGCCGATCGGCATCGTCGACCGGCCGTTCGAGCAGCGGCGCGACCCGCTGTGGGCGGACTTCTCCGGCGCGGCCGGCCACGGTGTGATCGTCGGCGGTCCGCAGTCGGGCAAGTCGACCCTGCTGCGCACGCTGATCATGTCGCTGTCGCTGGCCAACACGCCGGAGGAGGCGCAGTTCTACTGCATCGACCTCGGTGGTGGCACGCTCGCCGGCCTCTCCGACCTGCCGCACGTCGGTGGTGTCGCGGTGGCCCGGCGCGAGCCGGACAAGGCCCGCCGCATCGTGGCCGAGCTGAACGCGCTCGCCAACGAGCGGGAAGGCCTGTTCGGGCAGCTGGGCATCGACTCGATGGCCGACTTCCGCAACCGCAAGCGGCGCGGCGAGATCACCCCGGAGCAGGACCCGTTCGGCGACGCGTTCCTGATCGTCGACGGCTGGCGCGCCCTGCGCGACGACTTCGAGGAGCTGGAGCCGCAGATCACCGCGCTGGCCCAGCGCGGCCTGGCCTACGGCGTGCACGTGATCATCTCCGCGAACCGGTGGGCGGACATCCGCCCGGCCATCAAGGACATGCTGGGCACGCGGTTCGAGCTGCGGCTCGGTGACCCGAGCGAATCCGACATCGACCGCCGGACCGCGGTGAACGTGCCCGAGGGCCGTCCCGGCCGCGGCCTGACCCGCGACCGGCTGCACATGCTGATCGGCCTGCCGCGGATCGACGGGTCGAGCGACCCGGAGACGATCGGCGCCGGCGTCGCGGACGCGGTCGCGAAGATCAAGGCGGCCTGGCCGGGCCGCCCGGCGCCGCAGGTGCGGCTGCTGCCGGAGATGGTGTCCTACGAGGACGTGCTGTCGATGGACAAGCAGCGGCACACCAAGCTCATCCCGATCGGCATCAACGAGGACGAGCTGGCGCCGGTCTACCTGGACTTCGACGCCGACCCGCACTTCATCGCCTTCGCCGACGGCGAGTCCGGCAAGACGAACCTGCTGCGGCAGATCACGCGCGGGATCACCGAGCGGTACACGGCGAAGGAAGCGGTCATCGTGCTGGTGGACTACCGGCGCACGATGCTCGGGTTCGTGGAGGGCAACCACCTGCTCGGCTACGCGGTGTCGGCCAACCAGCTCGACGGCATGGTCAAGGACATCGTGGGGTCGATGACCCGGCGGCTGCCCGGGCCGGACGTCACGCAGGAGCAGCTGCGCAACCGGTCCTGGTGGAAGGGCCCGGAGCTGTTCATCGTGGTCGACGACTACGACCTGGTGGCCACGCAGACGTCCAACCCGCTCAAGCCGTTGTCGGAGTTCCTGGCCCAGGCCAAGGACGTCGGCCTGCACATGGTCGTGGTGCGCCGCACGGGTGGCGCGTCGCGGGCGGCCTACGACCCGATCATCGGCAAGCTGAAGGAGATCGCGGCGCCGGGCATCGTGATGAACGGCAGCAAGGACGAGGGCCAGCTGCTGGGCAACGTCAAGCCGTCCGCGATGCCGCCGGGCCGTGGTGTGCTGGTGAGCCGCAAGGTCGGCAAGCAGTTGATGCAGGTGTCGTGGATCCAGCCGGACTGA
- the eccD gene encoding type VII secretion integral membrane protein EccD yields MTVVAPRTRIDVALPADVAVADLMPMLLDMARETSPDGGARHGGWALAKLGDAPLDPSRTLASLGIVDGDLLQLRKRNDNPPPPLYDDVVDAIADAQPDTFRPWTKETARRIGHIAGGLALFTAAVALFFGGPLFGGNGLAAALTAGVAAIACLAVGATLAKAYQAEATGVVIAAAGGLPFAFVAGFYAVPGLTVRANLLLASGLVVILAAVAIMIMGAGITTFIAAATAGVIGVVAFTIATLIAHPAAGIAAGTAAGALALISLLPRATIWLAKLPLPHVPGTAEELKEDTTFPDYAEIERRTAVAHNYMTGLLIGCGSATAIAAIITATAPGVWGILTAAVATMVLLLRARSYANGSQAVALLTTGIVSGAGILIGWLGTQTPMGRLLWVFGALVIIGAGSLVVGVVFPNQRFSPPLRRTVEIFEAICIATVLPLALAVMDLYATLRHISFG; encoded by the coding sequence GTGACGGTGGTCGCGCCCCGGACCAGGATCGACGTGGCGCTGCCCGCCGACGTCGCGGTCGCCGACCTGATGCCGATGCTGCTCGACATGGCCAGGGAGACCTCGCCGGACGGCGGCGCCCGCCACGGCGGCTGGGCGCTGGCCAAGCTGGGTGACGCGCCGCTCGACCCGAGCCGGACGCTCGCCTCGCTGGGCATCGTCGACGGCGACCTGCTGCAGCTGCGCAAGCGCAACGACAACCCGCCGCCGCCGCTGTACGACGACGTGGTCGACGCGATCGCCGACGCCCAGCCGGACACCTTCCGGCCGTGGACCAAGGAGACCGCGCGGCGCATCGGGCACATCGCGGGCGGCCTGGCGCTGTTCACCGCGGCCGTGGCCCTGTTCTTCGGCGGCCCGCTGTTCGGCGGAAACGGCCTGGCCGCCGCGCTCACCGCGGGTGTCGCCGCGATCGCCTGCCTCGCGGTCGGCGCGACGCTGGCGAAGGCCTACCAGGCCGAGGCGACCGGGGTGGTGATCGCCGCCGCGGGCGGGCTGCCGTTCGCGTTCGTCGCCGGTTTCTACGCCGTGCCCGGACTGACCGTGCGGGCCAACCTGCTGCTGGCCAGCGGGCTCGTGGTGATCCTGGCCGCGGTCGCGATCATGATCATGGGCGCGGGCATCACGACGTTCATCGCCGCCGCCACGGCCGGTGTGATCGGGGTAGTCGCGTTCACCATCGCGACCCTGATCGCGCACCCGGCGGCCGGCATCGCCGCGGGCACCGCGGCCGGCGCGCTGGCGCTGATCTCCCTGCTGCCGCGCGCGACGATCTGGCTGGCCAAGCTGCCGCTGCCGCACGTGCCGGGCACCGCGGAGGAGCTCAAAGAGGACACGACGTTCCCGGACTACGCCGAGATCGAGCGCCGCACGGCCGTCGCCCACAACTACATGACCGGCCTGCTGATCGGGTGCGGCAGCGCGACCGCGATCGCCGCGATCATCACCGCGACCGCGCCCGGCGTGTGGGGCATCCTCACCGCCGCCGTCGCGACGATGGTGCTGCTGCTGCGCGCCCGCTCCTACGCCAACGGCAGCCAGGCCGTCGCGCTGCTGACCACCGGCATCGTGTCCGGCGCCGGCATCCTGATCGGCTGGCTGGGCACGCAGACACCGATGGGCCGCCTGCTGTGGGTGTTCGGCGCGCTGGTGATCATCGGCGCGGGTTCGCTGGTGGTCGGCGTCGTGTTCCCCAACCAGCGGTTCTCGCCGCCGCTGCGCCGCACCGTCGAGATCTTCGAGGCGATCTGCATCGCCACCGTGCTGCCGCTCGCGCTGGCCGTCATGGACCTGTACGCCACGCTGCGGCACATCTCGTTCGGCTGA
- the eccB gene encoding type VII secretion protein EccB: MPSTPTTKSQVHAYQFVLRRMQSALVRRDSVMLHDPMRTHGRATIVGFILALLGVVGFVIFGLISPKPAVPDSGNIVIGKESGAIYVVTGNPKQLVPTFNLASARLLLMSQQGQGGTAAATAVEPSVVPDDQLKDIPRGRLTGIVDGPQLLPTTSQRVSDDWAVCDQLTIRSDLPSQLALQQATNATTVLAGVPDPGRELGDNEAVLAVGDNDKPYLIYRLERNPNQPNANTVRAELDPARAGVYTALGLNPQNARRISIGLLNAIPQVTPFTPPTIPGKGSATQFQALDLAGLNVGDVFAVSFSDGTRSSYVVLQNGIQRVSPAVADLIRFSGSSTAAPRPQELSPNTITSIRQIQSGDSDALKVDTMPNTIPTVLDPTQTPVTCLGWNVVNPGDPTTEDQHTAVYVGTQLPVPADAKLIQIGQPSPDGLKIDNFYMPPGRGAVIRSATSKQSFATGPISLVTDRGLRYGVPDANTANALGLTDPRPAPDAIVRLLPTGASLNVQDAQRSYDSVPVSPNAGSFPSQQQQASGNTGTSGN; encoded by the coding sequence ATGCCGTCAACACCGACAACGAAATCGCAAGTTCACGCTTACCAGTTCGTGCTGCGTCGCATGCAGTCCGCGCTGGTGCGGCGTGACTCGGTCATGCTCCACGATCCGATGCGGACCCACGGCAGAGCGACGATCGTCGGGTTCATCCTGGCGTTGCTCGGCGTCGTCGGCTTCGTGATCTTCGGGTTGATCAGCCCGAAGCCCGCCGTGCCGGACTCGGGAAACATCGTGATCGGCAAGGAGTCCGGCGCGATCTACGTCGTCACCGGCAACCCGAAGCAACTGGTCCCGACCTTCAACCTCGCCTCGGCGCGGCTGTTGCTGATGTCGCAGCAGGGGCAGGGCGGTACCGCGGCGGCGACCGCGGTGGAGCCGTCGGTGGTTCCGGACGACCAGCTCAAGGACATCCCGCGCGGGCGGCTGACGGGCATTGTGGACGGTCCGCAGCTGCTGCCGACCACGTCGCAGCGGGTGTCCGACGACTGGGCGGTGTGCGACCAGCTGACCATCCGGTCGGACCTGCCGAGCCAGCTGGCGCTGCAGCAGGCGACGAACGCCACGACGGTGCTCGCCGGCGTGCCCGACCCGGGACGTGAGCTGGGCGACAACGAGGCCGTGCTGGCCGTCGGCGACAACGACAAGCCGTACCTGATCTACCGCCTGGAGCGGAACCCGAACCAGCCGAACGCGAACACCGTGCGGGCCGAGCTGGACCCGGCGCGCGCCGGTGTCTACACGGCACTGGGCCTGAACCCGCAGAACGCGCGCCGCATCTCCATCGGCTTGCTGAACGCCATCCCGCAGGTGACGCCGTTCACGCCGCCGACGATCCCGGGCAAGGGCAGCGCGACGCAGTTCCAGGCGCTGGACCTGGCCGGCCTCAACGTGGGTGACGTGTTCGCGGTGTCGTTCTCGGACGGCACGCGGAGCAGCTACGTGGTCCTGCAGAACGGGATCCAGCGCGTGTCGCCCGCCGTCGCGGACCTCATCCGGTTCTCGGGTAGCTCGACCGCCGCGCCGCGCCCGCAGGAGCTGTCGCCGAACACGATCACGTCGATCCGCCAGATCCAGTCCGGCGACAGCGACGCGCTCAAGGTCGACACCATGCCGAACACCATCCCGACCGTGCTGGACCCGACGCAGACCCCGGTGACCTGCCTCGGCTGGAACGTGGTGAACCCCGGCGACCCGACGACCGAGGACCAGCACACGGCCGTCTACGTCGGCACGCAGCTCCCCGTCCCCGCCGACGCGAAGCTGATCCAGATCGGACAGCCGAGCCCGGACGGCCTGAAGATCGACAACTTCTACATGCCCCCCGGCCGCGGAGCGGTCATCCGGTCGGCGACGTCGAAACAGTCCTTCGCGACGGGCCCCATCTCACTGGTGACCGACCGGGGCCTGCGGTACGGCGTCCCCGACGCGAACACCGCCAACGCACTGGGCCTGACCGACCCACGGCCCGCGCCGGACGCCATCGTGCGCCTCCTGCCCACCGGAGCATCCCTGAACGTGCAGGACGCCCAGCGGAGCTACGACTCCGTGCCGGTGTCGCCGAACGCCGGGAGCTTCCCCTCGCAGCAGCAACAGGCATCAGGAAACACCGGAACATCAGGCAACTAG
- the mycP gene encoding type VII secretion-associated serine protease mycosin, with amino-acid sequence MRRLGAPGRTATVLLAASIGVLATGTAQAQTGGTGSDGYWAVPPPFVASYLPSDNGGRNSFDYQQKNACVTRDLGQKEVVLREKPWGQQYLQIEEAQQLARAKTGSAGGGIRVAVIDTGVTRHPYLPRLEGGGDYVSAGDNGLNDCDGHGTEVAGIIAAQTPQDQIGFTGVAPDSTIVSIRQSSQNYSKPDSAGGTSGQQTGGRQQNDANGAGTTLSLAQAIVRAVNLNVDVINMSVDNCRPADGSITDGERAIQAAVRYAVDRNVVVVAAAGNTSETCPQNDQADPNKPRSIVTPPWFSDDVLSVAAIDETGGVAPFSVHGPWVSVAAPGTNIISLDPSKGSSQLANQTIENDKATPIQGTSFAAPYVAGVAALVAAQYPNLNARQIMNRIRVTAQHPGAQGGRDNFTGFGVVNPVAALTAIVPAEEGLAAEAGRQLPSGLPDASPKNWTPMIVALAGTGGGLVVLLVVMFVMRTIRRTRA; translated from the coding sequence GTGCGGAGACTCGGTGCGCCCGGCCGGACGGCGACCGTCCTGCTGGCGGCGTCGATCGGCGTCCTGGCGACCGGGACGGCCCAGGCGCAGACGGGCGGCACCGGCTCCGACGGGTACTGGGCGGTGCCGCCGCCGTTCGTCGCCAGCTACCTGCCGAGCGACAACGGTGGCCGCAACAGCTTCGACTACCAGCAGAAGAACGCCTGTGTGACGCGCGACCTCGGGCAGAAGGAGGTCGTGCTGCGGGAGAAGCCGTGGGGCCAGCAGTACCTCCAGATCGAGGAGGCCCAGCAGCTCGCCCGCGCCAAGACCGGTTCGGCGGGCGGCGGCATCCGGGTCGCGGTGATCGACACCGGCGTGACCCGGCACCCGTACCTGCCCCGGCTGGAGGGCGGCGGTGACTACGTTTCGGCCGGTGACAACGGCCTGAACGACTGCGACGGTCACGGCACCGAGGTGGCCGGGATCATCGCCGCGCAGACGCCGCAGGACCAGATCGGGTTCACCGGCGTCGCGCCCGATTCGACGATCGTGTCGATCCGGCAGTCCAGTCAGAACTACTCCAAACCGGACTCCGCGGGCGGCACCAGCGGCCAGCAGACCGGTGGACGGCAGCAGAACGACGCGAACGGCGCGGGCACCACGCTGTCGCTGGCGCAGGCGATCGTGCGCGCGGTGAACCTGAACGTCGACGTGATCAACATGTCGGTGGACAACTGCCGGCCGGCGGACGGCTCGATCACCGACGGCGAGCGGGCGATCCAGGCCGCGGTGCGGTACGCCGTGGATCGGAACGTGGTGGTCGTCGCCGCGGCGGGCAACACGTCCGAGACGTGCCCGCAGAACGACCAGGCCGACCCGAACAAGCCCCGGTCGATCGTGACGCCCCCGTGGTTCTCCGACGACGTGCTGTCGGTGGCGGCGATCGACGAAACCGGCGGGGTGGCGCCGTTCAGCGTGCACGGGCCGTGGGTGAGCGTGGCCGCCCCGGGCACGAACATCATCTCGCTGGACCCGTCGAAGGGCTCGTCGCAGCTGGCGAACCAGACGATCGAGAACGACAAGGCGACGCCCATCCAGGGGACGAGCTTCGCGGCGCCGTACGTGGCCGGGGTGGCGGCGCTGGTGGCCGCGCAGTACCCGAACCTGAACGCCAGGCAGATCATGAACCGCATCCGGGTGACCGCGCAGCACCCCGGCGCGCAGGGCGGACGCGACAACTTCACCGGTTTCGGCGTGGTCAACCCGGTGGCGGCGCTGACCGCGATCGTGCCCGCCGAGGAGGGCCTGGCCGCAGAGGCGGGCAGGCAGTTGCCGTCCGGGCTGCCGGACGCGTCGCCGAAGAACTGGACGCCGATGATCGTGGCGCTGGCCGGCACCGGCGGCGGCTTGGTGGTCCTGCTGGTCGTCATGTTCGTGATGAGGACCATCCGCCGCACACGCGCCTGA
- a CDS encoding AMP-binding protein: TSDYAAMIEEVRPRCAALEQVVLLGSDEWSELMESGRGKALPEVGLSADDPINIQYTSGTTGFPKGATLSHHNILNNGFFVGELCHYTEADRVCIPVPFYHCFGMVMGNLAATTHGACMVIPAPSFEPKATLQAVEAERCTSLYGVPTMFIAELAEPGFEDYDLSSLRTGIMAGSPCPVEVMKQVIERMGMAEVSICYGMTETSPVSTQTRSDDSIERRVSTVGRVGPHLEVKIVDPETGLTVPRGEPGELCTRGYSVMLGYWDQPDKTAEVIDKARWMHTGDLGVMDDEGYIQITGRIKDMVIRGGENIYPREIEEFLYTHPDVLDAQVIGVPDQRYGEELMAWIRMREGAQPLTAESLREFCTGKLAHYKIPKYVHIVDEFPMTVTGKVRKVEMREKALKILDLE; the protein is encoded by the coding sequence AGACGTCCGACTACGCGGCGATGATCGAAGAGGTCCGGCCGCGGTGCGCCGCGCTGGAGCAGGTGGTGCTGCTGGGCTCGGACGAGTGGTCGGAGTTGATGGAGTCCGGGCGGGGCAAGGCGTTGCCGGAGGTCGGCCTGTCCGCCGACGACCCGATCAACATCCAGTACACCTCGGGCACGACGGGCTTCCCGAAGGGCGCGACCCTGTCGCACCACAACATCCTCAACAACGGCTTCTTCGTCGGCGAGCTGTGCCACTACACGGAAGCGGACCGGGTGTGCATCCCGGTGCCGTTCTACCACTGCTTCGGAATGGTGATGGGCAACCTCGCGGCCACCACGCACGGCGCGTGCATGGTGATCCCGGCGCCGTCGTTCGAGCCGAAGGCCACCCTGCAGGCGGTGGAGGCGGAGCGGTGCACGTCCCTGTACGGGGTGCCCACGATGTTCATCGCGGAGCTGGCCGAGCCCGGCTTCGAGGACTACGACCTGAGCAGCCTGCGAACCGGCATCATGGCGGGCTCGCCCTGCCCGGTCGAGGTGATGAAGCAGGTCATCGAGCGGATGGGCATGGCCGAGGTGTCCATTTGTTACGGCATGACGGAAACCTCGCCGGTGTCGACGCAGACCCGGTCGGACGACTCGATCGAGCGGCGGGTGTCGACGGTCGGACGGGTCGGGCCGCACCTGGAGGTCAAGATCGTCGACCCGGAGACCGGGCTGACGGTGCCGCGCGGCGAGCCGGGTGAGCTGTGCACCCGGGGCTACTCGGTGATGCTCGGATACTGGGACCAGCCGGACAAGACGGCCGAGGTGATCGACAAGGCGAGGTGGATGCACACCGGCGACCTCGGCGTGATGGACGACGAGGGCTACATCCAGATCACCGGGCGGATCAAGGACATGGTCATCCGCGGCGGCGAGAACATCTACCCCCGGGAGATCGAGGAGTTCCTCTACACGCACCCGGATGTGCTGGACGCGCAGGTGATCGGCGTCCCGGACCAGCGCTACGGCGAAGAGCTGATGGCGTGGATCCGGATGCGCGAGGGAGCCCAGCCACTGACGGCGGAGTCGCTGCGGGAGTTCTGCACGGGAAAGCTGGCGCACTACAAGATCCCGAAGTACGTGCACATCGTGGACGAATTCCCGATGACCGTGACCGGAAAGGTACGAAAGGTCGAGATGCGGGAAAAGGCACTGAAGATCCTCGACCTGGAATAG